The genomic region GCTGCTATCTTATCAGAAACCCGATATCGATAAAATAGCGAATTAGTTTATAAAGATGGTTTAAAACCGAGTTTCAGTTTATAAACCCCCCTGAGGCTATGTTAACAAAAACGTCAGGTTATCCGTTATTTTCTCCCAGGCCTTTTCTAATTTCCCGTAACCGCTATAAGAAGATCATTGAGTTTGCTCATGGCGGTCAGATCGATAAGGCAATGAAATAAAAAAATTTTGAGCCTTACGTTCTTTGCAGTAGAAGGGGACGGGAGAAGGTATTCAGGCTCGCCTTGGACGCGAATAAGGGAGTAATTAGTTTATGCCGGCCGAATTAAAGGAGGATAAGAATACGGGATCTTCTTTATTTTTCAGTTGTGCCATGGTTTTGTTAAGCGCGTTCTGAGCTTCTGCTTTCAGTTGATTGTCCGCAAAAAGCTGTTCCTTTCGCGCAGGGGCTTTAACGGCTTTCGCCAGATAATGAATGGCCTCCGAAGGGCGCCCGGTGGTTAGGAGAAAATCTCCGAAATAATAATTGGTGTCAATTCCGTCCGGATTGATCTTTAAGGCTGTTTGCAGCATTTTTTCTGCTTTTTCGTCATCTCCGAATGAGACCGGCCATTTAGGCACCATGTAATAAAGCGTGCCAAGAGTGACATAAGCCGAGCCGTCCAGGGTTTTGGGATTCATCTGAATGACTTTCAGCAATAAATCGCGCGCTTCCTTGATGGCATCCAATGCCGCCAAAGCGGCTTGATGATCGGCATAAGTTGCTTTGATGACGGCCTGCCAGAACAAGGGTTCCGGTTTATTGGGAAATTGCTCCGACAGGCTGATCGTTTTATCGAGCAGGTGCTGATAAGCCTCCCCTTGTTTTGCTTTAGGAGTTTGATAGTAAATGGAAGCCCATTCCGACTCAATGCGCTGAAGCGATGACATGAGGCTATCAGCAACACAC from Methylosarcina fibrata AML-C10 harbors:
- a CDS encoding tetratricopeptide repeat protein gives rise to the protein MRFTTFVAFLILSAQCVADSLMSSLQRIESEWASIYYQTPKAKQGEAYQHLLDKTISLSEQFPNKPEPLFWQAVIKATYADHQAALAALDAIKEARDLLLKVIQMNPKTLDGSAYVTLGTLYYMVPKWPVSFGDDEKAEKMLQTALKINPDGIDTNYYFGDFLLTTGRPSEAIHYLAKAVKAPARKEQLFADNQLKAEAQNALNKTMAQLKNKEDPVFLSSFNSAGIN